In Pseudocalidococcus azoricus BACA0444, a single genomic region encodes these proteins:
- the ntrB gene encoding nitrate ABC transporter permease, with the protein MAVSLERSKTSSGLSKGLAKFWQKQGGNIGLPLLGLFGFLLAWQVLSWTKILALPGPIEVLANERSRYLIFHPFYYNSDLDQGLARQTFISLTRVAQGYFLAAIVGITLGIVVGTSPNVNKALDPIFQFLRMVAPLAWVPIALAALRQNEPAAIFVIFITSIWPILINTAVGVREIPQDYKNVARVLKISKQKFFLKILIPSALPYIFTGLRIAIGLAWLAIIAAEIVMSGVAGIGFFIWDAYQQNYVTEIIVAVVYIGAVGLALDRLVAFIQTKIAPGN; encoded by the coding sequence ATGGCAGTTAGTTTAGAACGCTCGAAGACTTCTTCAGGATTATCCAAGGGGTTGGCCAAGTTTTGGCAAAAGCAGGGCGGTAATATTGGTTTACCATTATTGGGATTATTTGGATTTCTACTAGCTTGGCAGGTTCTTTCTTGGACAAAGATACTGGCTTTGCCCGGCCCCATTGAGGTGTTGGCCAATGAGCGCAGTCGGTATTTAATTTTTCATCCTTTTTACTACAACAGTGATCTGGATCAAGGCCTGGCGCGGCAAACCTTTATTAGTCTGACTCGGGTGGCCCAAGGCTATTTCTTGGCCGCGATTGTTGGCATTACCTTGGGTATTGTTGTTGGCACAAGTCCAAATGTTAATAAAGCTCTTGATCCAATTTTCCAGTTTTTACGGATGGTCGCGCCCTTGGCCTGGGTACCAATTGCGTTGGCGGCTTTACGTCAAAATGAACCAGCAGCGATCTTCGTGATTTTCATTACCTCGATTTGGCCAATTTTAATTAATACAGCCGTGGGGGTGCGCGAAATTCCCCAAGATTATAAAAATGTGGCTCGTGTCCTCAAGATTTCCAAGCAAAAATTCTTTCTAAAAATTCTTATCCCCTCAGCCTTGCCCTATATTTTCACTGGATTACGGATTGCCATTGGCCTGGCCTGGTTAGCGATTATTGCGGCAGAAATTGTCATGTCCGGTGTGGCCGGAATTGGCTTCTTTATTTGGGATGCTTATCAACAAAACTATGTCACGGAAATTATTGTCGCTGTGGTCTATATCGGGGCAGTTGGTTTGGCCTTGGATCGCTTAGTGGCCTTTATTCAAACCAAAATTGCGCCTGGGAACTAA
- a CDS encoding ABC transporter ATP-binding/substrate-binding protein (This model describes the ATP binding subunits of ATP-binding cassette (ABC) transporters for nitrate transport, or for bicarbonate transport, in bacteria and archaea.) produces MGVFVAVDQVEKVFNLTNGGQYLALKGIDLQIKKGEFISLIGHSGCGKSTLLNMIAGLDLPSDGVVTLEGQRINQPGPDRMVVFQNYSLLPWLTVRENIALAVEEVLPHIPKGERRQIIETNIDLVGLRHAADKPPGQLSGGMKQRVAIARALAIRPKLLLLDEPFGALDALTRGNLQEQLMKICEANHVTAVMVTHDVDEAVLLSDRIVMLTNGPGSKIGGILEVDIPRPRKRLEVVDHPSYYSLRSEVIYFLNQQKRVKQLQARRKPAIARHGLEKINLELGFLPLTACAPIAVAQEKGFFTKHGLDEVSLVRETSWRGITDGMSRGYLDAAQMPGGMPVWLTVGGENNQPLPVVSALTLTRNGNGITLCKRFAEQGIKTLKDFHQYLLQSADQRHTLGMVHPSSMHNLLLRYWLAAEGIHPDHDVTLQTIPPAQMVASLRSKTIDGYCVGDPWNRRAELEGIGFTVAGDLDIYPGHPGKVLGVREDWAMAYPNTHIALVKALLDACQYCADPNHSEEIRQILSQKQYVGTDPEYLELGMEHSDQAVHHLFYGDGVNRPSRTEHLWMMAQMARWGDVPFPRNWVEILERVCRVSVFSTAARELGLMDIKYRTGPIQLFDGTVFNADDPIGYLNGLDIKHEIYIAEVPLNAPQALAA; encoded by the coding sequence ATGGGTGTTTTTGTTGCAGTTGATCAAGTCGAAAAGGTTTTTAATCTTACCAATGGCGGGCAATATCTGGCTCTCAAAGGAATTGATCTCCAAATTAAAAAGGGTGAGTTTATTTCCCTGATTGGGCATTCTGGTTGTGGTAAGTCAACGTTGCTGAATATGATTGCCGGCCTGGATTTACCCAGCGATGGGGTCGTTACCTTAGAAGGCCAGCGAATCAATCAACCTGGCCCCGACCGGATGGTAGTGTTTCAGAATTATTCACTGCTGCCTTGGTTAACAGTGCGGGAAAATATTGCCTTAGCGGTCGAGGAAGTCTTACCCCACATCCCCAAGGGTGAGCGGCGGCAAATCATTGAAACCAACATTGACTTGGTGGGCCTCCGCCACGCGGCCGATAAACCCCCAGGCCAGTTGTCCGGTGGCATGAAACAACGGGTGGCCATTGCGAGGGCCTTGGCAATCCGACCGAAATTGTTGCTGTTGGATGAACCCTTTGGGGCACTCGATGCCTTAACTCGGGGGAATTTGCAGGAACAACTGATGAAAATCTGCGAGGCCAACCACGTTACGGCCGTTATGGTCACCCATGATGTGGATGAGGCGGTGTTGCTTTCGGATCGGATTGTCATGCTCACCAACGGGCCGGGTTCCAAGATTGGCGGCATTTTAGAGGTGGATATCCCCAGGCCCCGCAAACGACTGGAGGTGGTGGATCATCCCAGTTACTACAGCCTTCGCAGTGAAGTCATCTATTTCCTTAACCAACAAAAACGGGTCAAGCAACTCCAGGCCCGCCGCAAACCCGCCATTGCCCGCCACGGCTTAGAAAAAATTAATCTGGAACTGGGCTTTTTGCCCTTGACGGCCTGTGCCCCGATCGCGGTGGCCCAAGAGAAAGGCTTTTTTACCAAGCATGGCCTGGATGAAGTCTCATTGGTGCGGGAAACCAGTTGGCGGGGAATTACCGATGGCATGAGTCGGGGGTATTTAGATGCGGCCCAAATGCCGGGGGGAATGCCAGTTTGGTTAACCGTTGGCGGCGAGAATAATCAACCCTTACCTGTGGTCAGTGCCTTAACCTTAACCCGCAATGGCAATGGGATTACGCTGTGTAAACGGTTTGCTGAACAGGGGATTAAAACCCTCAAGGATTTCCATCAATACCTGCTGCAATCGGCGGATCAACGGCACACCTTGGGCATGGTACATCCCTCTTCCATGCATAACTTGCTGTTGCGCTATTGGTTGGCAGCCGAGGGCATTCATCCCGATCACGATGTCACTTTGCAAACCATTCCCCCGGCCCAGATGGTGGCGAGTCTGCGTTCTAAAACCATTGATGGCTATTGCGTGGGAGATCCCTGGAATCGCCGGGCCGAACTGGAGGGGATTGGGTTTACGGTGGCAGGTGACTTGGATATTTATCCCGGCCATCCAGGGAAAGTGCTGGGCGTGCGAGAAGACTGGGCCATGGCCTATCCCAATACGCACATTGCCCTCGTCAAAGCCTTGCTTGATGCCTGTCAATACTGCGCCGACCCCAACCACAGCGAGGAAATTCGCCAAATTCTTAGCCAGAAGCAATATGTGGGGACCGACCCCGAGTACCTAGAGTTAGGGATGGAGCATTCTGACCAGGCCGTGCATCATCTTTTCTATGGCGATGGGGTCAACCGGCCCAGTCGGACGGAACACCTGTGGATGATGGCCCAAATGGCTCGCTGGGGAGATGTGCCGTTTCCGCGCAATTGGGTAGAAATTCTCGAGCGGGTCTGTCGGGTGAGTGTCTTTAGTACGGCGGCCCGAGAACTGGGCTTAATGGACATTAAATATCGTACCGGCCCGATTCAACTCTTTGATGGCACCGTCTTTAATGCCGATGACCCCATTGGTTATCTCAATGGCCTGGATATTAAGCATGAGATTTATATTGCTGAAGTCCCCCTCAATGCTCCCCAGGCCCTAGCAGCTTAG
- a CDS encoding DUF2103 domain-containing protein codes for MPDIKTKLHPTESESSQLLDQVLQKLALTKEINDITLGVLSRGVKDSLTLTLRVSVPTSSGFKVVARFGKNVREIYVNTALTQMELKKLVSETLRFTHDPISQDIPIEEQWLWQNPTTLAIVQDGLKQAQVGHSQYLGDFTQYADLEIED; via the coding sequence ATGCCTGATATCAAGACAAAGCTACACCCAACAGAATCAGAATCTAGTCAACTCTTAGATCAGGTATTGCAAAAGTTAGCTCTAACAAAAGAAATTAATGACATAACACTTGGGGTTCTATCGAGAGGGGTGAAAGATTCATTAACACTTACTTTGAGAGTCTCAGTACCAACCTCGTCTGGATTTAAAGTTGTGGCCCGTTTTGGTAAAAATGTCCGTGAAATTTATGTCAATACAGCCTTAACCCAGATGGAACTTAAAAAACTTGTTTCAGAAACCCTACGATTCACCCATGATCCTATTTCCCAAGATATTCCTATCGAGGAACAGTGGCTCTGGCAGAATCCCACGACATTAGCCATAGTCCAGGATGGTCTCAAACAAGCTCAAGTGGGTCACAGTCAATACCTTGGCGATTTCACACAATATGCTGATTTGGAGATTGAGGATTAG
- a CDS encoding DUF2887 domain-containing protein: MKTDKLFYAIFLFRTRLLSELIPGLDPACEYDYAAPVVKETEYRIDGVFTPLEPTLEQPVVFVEAQMQPDSEFYGRFFAEVYVYLHQYQVERPWRGLLILASRSQRLGNERPYFEPLQGQVQRFYLEDLLEAENLSPTLSLMQLLVLNATTTGPAAQKLLASVAHEADYPKWLDVVEAILVSKFPEAGLEGVRKMLGIQTENLSHTQFYQDVLKIGEELGEQRGTQLGKQQGEAEIILRLLNYRFGQIDLPLETQVRALTTEKLEALSLALLEFQNISELQAWLGFNNSL; encoded by the coding sequence ATGAAGACGGATAAATTATTCTACGCCATATTTCTTTTTCGGACGCGTCTGTTGAGTGAACTGATCCCCGGCCTGGATCCCGCTTGTGAATATGATTATGCTGCCCCGGTGGTGAAAGAAACTGAATATCGGATTGATGGTGTGTTTACGCCCCTGGAGCCAACTTTGGAGCAGCCTGTGGTGTTTGTCGAAGCCCAGATGCAGCCAGATTCAGAGTTTTATGGACGCTTCTTTGCTGAGGTTTATGTTTATTTGCATCAGTACCAAGTGGAGCGGCCATGGCGGGGATTATTAATTTTGGCATCCAGAAGTCAACGCTTGGGGAATGAGAGACCCTATTTTGAGCCATTACAGGGGCAAGTCCAACGGTTTTATCTTGAAGATTTGCTTGAAGCTGAAAATCTAAGCCCAACCCTGAGTTTGATGCAGTTGCTAGTCTTAAATGCTACGACTACCGGGCCAGCCGCCCAGAAACTTTTAGCATCGGTCGCCCATGAAGCGGATTATCCAAAATGGCTAGATGTGGTTGAGGCTATATTGGTAAGTAAGTTTCCAGAAGCTGGCCTGGAGGGAGTTCGCAAAATGTTAGGCATCCAAACCGAAAACTTAAGCCACACCCAGTTTTATCAAGACGTTCTCAAGATTGGGGAAGAATTAGGAGAACAGCGGGGGACTCAACTGGGAAAACAGCAGGGAGAAGCTGAAATTATTCTTCGACTTCTAAACTATCGTTTTGGACAGATTGATCTACCCCTAGAAACTCAGGTAAGAGCGTTAACCACTGAAAAATTAGAAGCATTGAGTTTAGCCCTGCTGGAATTTCAAAATATATCAGAGCTACAGGCCTGGTTAGGGTTTAATAATTCTCTCTAG
- a CDS encoding DUF4351 domain-containing protein — protein MILIKSQIRVLSTEKLEVLTQALLEFQNLSELQAHQQQKAQRSYGKLGNLISLCYGDLFPNMKPIDWKFLLLRKCCIQ, from the coding sequence TTGATTTTAATTAAAAGTCAAATTAGGGTTTTAAGCACTGAAAAATTAGAAGTATTGACCCAGGCCCTGCTCGAATTTCAAAACCTATCAGAACTCCAGGCCCACCAGCAACAGAAAGCTCAAAGAAGTTACGGAAAATTGGGCAACCTAATCTCCCTCTGTTATGGTGACTTGTTTCCTAACATGAAGCCAATAGACTGGAAGTTCTTGCTGTTGAGAAAGTGTTGCATTCAGTGA
- a CDS encoding nitrate ABC transporter ATP-binding protein (This model describes the ATP binding subunits of ATP-binding cassette (ABC) transporters for nitrate transport, or for bicarbonate transport, in bacteria and archaea.) yields MLNTQSPNSVPLRLPTQAPADFLVLENVAKVYPTPKGPYPVLQDVNLSVAAGEFICLIGHSGCGKTTLLNMVSGFATPSSGYVTLHDRPITGPGPDRMVVFQNYALLPWLSALENIYLAVDSVYPRKSRPEKMAIAREHLALVGLTDAADKCPPQLSGGMKQRVSIARALAIRPEVLILDEPFGALDAITKEELQEELLKIWNDHRCTVLMITHDIDEALFLADRLVMMTNGPAAQIGEVLTIPFPRPRQRERIMEDPEFYRLRNYALDFLYNRFAHDDE; encoded by the coding sequence ATGTTGAATACTCAATCTCCCAACTCTGTGCCGTTACGTCTGCCCACCCAGGCCCCTGCTGACTTTCTGGTTCTAGAAAATGTCGCCAAGGTTTATCCCACCCCCAAAGGCCCCTATCCAGTTTTGCAAGATGTCAATTTGAGCGTTGCGGCCGGAGAATTTATTTGTCTGATTGGCCATTCCGGCTGTGGAAAAACGACCCTCTTGAATATGGTGTCGGGATTTGCCACCCCCAGTAGTGGTTATGTCACACTTCACGACCGCCCCATTACCGGGCCTGGCCCCGACCGGATGGTGGTGTTTCAAAACTATGCCCTCTTGCCGTGGTTAAGTGCCTTAGAGAACATCTATCTAGCGGTTGATTCGGTTTATCCCCGAAAATCTCGCCCGGAAAAAATGGCCATTGCTCGGGAACACTTGGCCCTTGTGGGTTTAACCGATGCCGCCGATAAATGTCCACCCCAACTGTCTGGGGGGATGAAGCAACGGGTTTCGATTGCTCGGGCTTTAGCAATTCGGCCAGAAGTGTTGATTTTGGATGAACCCTTTGGCGCGTTGGATGCGATTACCAAAGAAGAACTCCAAGAAGAACTGCTCAAAATTTGGAATGATCATCGCTGCACCGTGTTGATGATTACCCACGACATTGACGAAGCCCTGTTCTTGGCGGATCGCCTGGTGATGATGACCAATGGCCCCGCCGCCCAAATCGGTGAAGTCTTAACGATTCCATTTCCTCGGCCCCGGCAACGAGAACGGATTATGGAAGACCCAGAATTTTATCGCCTCCGCAACTATGCCCTCGACTTTCTCTACAATCGCTTTGCCCATGATGATGAGTAA
- a CDS encoding ATP-binding protein, with amino-acid sequence MSVGTVETQLQQVRHLLVLEDAKGRRPILLEAATYTIGRDPTNSIVVASKLVSRQHAILLRVTAPDSANYLFRMVDGDLQGKRSTNGILINGQRQFSHDLQDGDMISFAGDVKARYFAFQNMTDEEFNGFWENSDILGFISKASNPYSTLVPSATAAELAEFSEAALVRLASYPELTPNPIIEIDLQGSITYANPAAVMEFKNIQALGMQHPILIGLQELATRVGKQREKVNIREVELGDRIYEQSIHYIYESELIRTYVTDITDRKRAEEQLRQQAQREAVINRIIQAMRTTMVVTEVLQITADLLLEALGASYCFISPHQTEIFIIAQARHLSTSPPLEIRQLNQDSYQQFLQPLQLGQQVLLWSGQPEISADLGPYFNALNLHTLLITPLIYLNRYLGNITLIQTQANSRPSQRLVPEKFAQDDRPSWTTEDLSLVKIIADQCALAIHQALLYQQVQELNADLEQQVTERTAELLQKMQELEQLNALKDDFLSTVSHELRTPMANIKMAIHMLRQFPLEARQARYLEILANECTRETDLINDLLDLQRLEARPGPVNQERIDLKEWLPLVIEPFRSRMQQRQQQLMFSCPPNLPPLSTNRHGLERILAELLNNACKYTPDRGEIGLRVAVQDSVLEPQPGPKSLKLWVTNQSEIPTSELPRIFDKFYRVPNADPWKQGGTGLGLALVKKLVEQLNGQITVASEEGITTFSIELPCQP; translated from the coding sequence ATGTCCGTTGGCACGGTTGAGACCCAACTGCAACAAGTCCGTCATCTTTTGGTTTTGGAAGATGCCAAGGGGCGGCGGCCAATTCTCCTAGAAGCGGCAACCTACACCATCGGCCGAGATCCGACTAATTCAATTGTTGTTGCCTCCAAACTGGTCTCCCGCCAACACGCTATTTTGCTCCGGGTCACCGCTCCCGATTCCGCGAACTATTTGTTTCGGATGGTGGATGGGGACTTGCAAGGTAAACGGAGTACGAATGGGATTTTAATCAATGGGCAGCGACAATTTTCCCACGACTTGCAAGATGGGGATATGATTTCTTTCGCTGGAGATGTGAAAGCCCGCTACTTTGCCTTCCAAAATATGACCGATGAGGAGTTTAATGGCTTCTGGGAAAACTCTGATATTTTGGGATTTATTTCTAAAGCAAGTAACCCCTATTCAACCCTGGTGCCCTCGGCAACAGCGGCGGAGTTGGCTGAGTTTAGTGAGGCAGCCTTGGTTCGGTTGGCCTCCTATCCAGAACTGACCCCCAATCCCATTATTGAAATTGATCTTCAAGGTAGTATTACCTATGCCAACCCGGCAGCGGTGATGGAATTTAAGAATATTCAGGCCTTGGGAATGCAGCACCCGATTTTGATTGGGTTACAGGAGTTAGCCACTCGTGTCGGTAAGCAGCGGGAAAAGGTCAATATCCGTGAAGTAGAACTTGGCGATCGCATCTATGAACAGTCCATTCATTACATCTATGAAAGCGAGTTGATTCGGACCTATGTGACGGATATTACCGATCGCAAACGAGCCGAAGAACAACTCCGGCAGCAGGCCCAACGGGAAGCGGTGATTAACCGAATTATCCAGGCCATGCGCACAACAATGGTGGTGACGGAAGTATTACAAATCACTGCCGACTTACTCTTAGAAGCTCTTGGGGCCAGCTATTGTTTCATTAGTCCCCATCAAACTGAAATATTTATTATTGCCCAGGCCAGGCATTTAAGCACCTCTCCACCTCTTGAGATTAGGCAACTCAATCAGGACAGCTATCAACAGTTTTTGCAGCCATTACAGTTGGGGCAACAGGTGCTACTGTGGTCAGGGCAACCGGAAATTTCCGCAGATCTTGGGCCATATTTTAATGCCCTTAATTTACACACCCTCTTGATTACCCCCCTGATTTATCTCAATCGCTACCTTGGCAATATTACCCTGATTCAAACCCAAGCTAATTCTCGCCCGTCTCAACGTTTAGTCCCTGAGAAATTTGCCCAAGATGATCGTCCTAGTTGGACAACAGAAGATCTGAGCTTGGTTAAAATTATTGCAGACCAATGTGCCTTGGCAATTCATCAGGCCCTGTTATATCAGCAGGTACAGGAACTCAATGCCGATTTGGAGCAGCAGGTGACAGAACGGACGGCGGAACTGTTACAAAAAATGCAGGAATTGGAGCAACTGAATGCCCTCAAGGATGACTTTTTAAGTACGGTTTCCCATGAATTACGCACGCCAATGGCCAATATCAAAATGGCGATTCATATGTTGCGGCAGTTTCCCTTAGAAGCACGACAAGCTCGCTATTTAGAGATTCTGGCCAATGAATGTACTCGGGAAACAGATTTGATTAATGATCTTTTGGATTTACAACGTTTAGAAGCCCGGCCCGGCCCGGTAAATCAGGAGCGTATTGACTTAAAAGAATGGCTCCCCCTTGTTATCGAACCTTTTCGGAGCCGAATGCAGCAACGCCAGCAACAGCTAATGTTTTCTTGCCCCCCCAATTTACCTCCCCTGTCCACAAATCGTCATGGCTTAGAGCGGATTTTAGCCGAGTTGTTAAATAATGCTTGTAAATACACACCGGATCGAGGGGAGATTGGCCTGAGAGTGGCTGTTCAGGATTCAGTTTTAGAGCCGCAACCCGGCCCCAAAAGCCTCAAATTGTGGGTCACCAATCAATCGGAAATTCCCACAAGCGAGTTACCGCGAATCTTTGATAAGTTTTATCGAGTGCCCAACGCCGATCCTTGGAAACAAGGTGGGACTGGCCTGGGGTTGGCCTTGGTGAAAAAGTTAGTCGAGCAACTCAATGGTCAGATTACCGTAGCCAGTGAAGAGGGCATCACAACATTTTCAATTGAGCTACCCTGTCAACCTTAA
- the glcD gene encoding glycolate oxidase subunit GlcD — translation MLTQVTPWQAITTALTEIVGAEGIVTRSEELFVYECDGLASYRQQPKIVVLPTSTEQVAEVVKVCDHYRIPFVARGSGTGLSGGALPHLEGVLIVTSRMNQVLEVDLENQRVVVQPGVINTWVTQAVTNQGLFYAPDPSSQIICSVGGNVAENSGGVHCLKYGVTTNHVLGLTVVLPSGDVIQIGSALPEGPGYDLTGVFVGSEGTLGIATEITLRVLPTPEMIQVLLADFTTIDAAAVTVSDIIKAGIIPAGMEIMDNLSINAVEDVVATQCYPRDAGAVLLIEVDGLAAEVPYLSQRVMEICSQNGARQVRIAEDVTERLKMWQGRKAAFAAAGRLSPNYFVQDGVIPRTQLPYVLQEINALSEQYGYKIANVFHAGDGNLHPLILYNEAIPGQLEAVEELGGEILKLCVRVGGSISGEHGIGSDKKCFMPEMFSPADLEMMASLRRAFDPKLIANPDKVFPTPKTCGEAAHSQRFLAQAGVELF, via the coding sequence TGACGCAAGTAACCCCTTGGCAAGCCATTACAACCGCCTTAACTGAAATTGTCGGGGCAGAGGGAATTGTCACCCGGTCTGAAGAGCTATTCGTCTATGAATGCGATGGCCTGGCCAGCTATCGTCAACAGCCAAAAATTGTGGTTTTACCCACCTCCACAGAGCAGGTAGCCGAGGTGGTCAAAGTCTGTGATCACTACCGGATTCCCTTTGTGGCCCGAGGCTCAGGCACTGGCTTATCGGGAGGAGCTTTACCTCATCTGGAGGGGGTGCTGATTGTCACTTCGCGGATGAATCAGGTTTTGGAAGTGGATCTGGAAAATCAGCGGGTTGTGGTCCAGCCTGGGGTGATTAATACTTGGGTGACGCAAGCGGTTACCAATCAGGGGTTGTTTTATGCCCCCGATCCCTCCAGTCAAATTATTTGTTCCGTGGGCGGCAATGTGGCCGAAAACTCGGGGGGAGTCCATTGTCTCAAATATGGAGTTACGACTAATCATGTCTTGGGCTTAACGGTGGTGTTGCCATCAGGGGATGTAATTCAGATCGGCAGTGCTTTACCAGAGGGGCCGGGTTATGACTTGACCGGGGTTTTTGTCGGTTCGGAAGGCACCCTGGGCATCGCCACGGAAATTACCTTACGGGTTTTACCCACCCCAGAAATGATTCAAGTTCTCTTGGCTGATTTCACGACCATTGACGCGGCGGCGGTGACGGTTTCCGACATTATTAAAGCTGGGATTATTCCGGCCGGTATGGAAATTATGGATAACTTGAGTATCAATGCGGTGGAAGATGTGGTTGCCACCCAATGTTATCCCCGCGATGCTGGAGCCGTTCTCTTAATTGAGGTGGATGGCCTGGCCGCAGAAGTGCCCTATCTCAGCCAGCGGGTGATGGAAATTTGTTCTCAAAATGGGGCGCGCCAGGTTCGGATTGCCGAGGATGTGACGGAACGACTGAAAATGTGGCAGGGCAGAAAAGCAGCGTTTGCGGCGGCTGGGCGACTCAGTCCTAATTATTTTGTCCAAGATGGAGTGATTCCCCGTACCCAACTGCCTTACGTCTTGCAGGAAATTAATGCTCTCAGTGAACAGTATGGCTATAAAATCGCTAACGTTTTTCATGCCGGTGATGGGAATCTCCATCCCTTGATTTTGTATAACGAAGCAATTCCGGGGCAACTGGAGGCTGTTGAAGAGTTAGGGGGGGAAATCCTCAAGCTTTGTGTGCGGGTGGGGGGAAGCATTTCTGGAGAACATGGCATTGGCTCTGATAAAAAATGTTTTATGCCAGAGATGTTTAGTCCGGCTGATCTAGAAATGATGGCCAGTTTACGGCGAGCCTTTGATCCCAAATTAATTGCCAACCCTGACAAGGTATTTCCCACTCCCAAAACCTGTGGGGAAGCGGCTCATAGTCAACGGTTTTTGGCCCAGGCCGGGGTAGAACTCTTTTGA
- a CDS encoding CmpA/NrtA family ABC transporter substrate-binding protein encodes MNRVSRRNFLVTATSTAVGALVLKGCTTAPETTTASPSPTATGVEVDTIKLGYLPIVESAPLIIAKEKGFFAKHGLPNAEVSKQANWASARDNVVIGAAAGGTDGGQWQMPMPYLLNEGAITTNNQKVPMALLLKLNTQGNGIAISGAQKGKGVHLNIKDPNYIKTGLGRKFKAAFTFPKANQDFWIRYWLAANGIDPDKDIELLTVPPAETVKGMQNGTMDAFSTGDPWPYRIVKEDIGFIGALTAQVWPYHPEEYLAIRSDWVEKNPNATKALLKAVMEAQQWCDDFANRDELVKIVSQRQYFNAPVDVLLAPYKGQYDMGDGQPKINDPKMAVMYWKDPNGNSISFPYKSHDLWFLTESIRWGFHKETIKDLTTAQALIDKVNRSDLWREAAKELGVPATDIPTTDSRGVEKFFDGVEFDPANPQKYLDSLKIKAA; translated from the coding sequence ATGAATAGAGTCTCGCGTCGTAATTTTCTAGTGACCGCTACTTCCACAGCCGTTGGAGCCTTGGTTTTGAAGGGATGCACCACCGCCCCAGAAACTACCACTGCCTCTCCGAGTCCAACTGCGACAGGGGTTGAGGTGGACACCATTAAGCTGGGTTACTTACCCATTGTCGAGTCGGCCCCGCTCATCATTGCCAAGGAAAAAGGCTTTTTTGCCAAACATGGCTTACCCAATGCCGAGGTCTCCAAGCAAGCCAACTGGGCCAGTGCTCGGGATAATGTCGTGATTGGGGCAGCCGCCGGGGGAACAGATGGGGGCCAATGGCAAATGCCGATGCCTTACTTGCTCAATGAAGGCGCGATTACAACTAACAATCAAAAAGTGCCGATGGCGTTGCTGCTCAAGCTCAATACTCAGGGGAATGGGATTGCAATTTCTGGTGCCCAAAAAGGAAAAGGAGTTCACCTTAACATCAAAGACCCAAATTACATTAAAACTGGCCTGGGGCGGAAATTTAAGGCAGCGTTCACCTTTCCCAAGGCCAATCAGGATTTCTGGATTCGTTACTGGTTGGCAGCCAATGGGATTGATCCCGACAAAGATATTGAATTGCTAACGGTTCCCCCGGCTGAGACTGTCAAGGGGATGCAGAATGGGACAATGGATGCCTTTAGTACCGGGGATCCCTGGCCCTACCGGATTGTTAAGGAAGATATTGGCTTTATTGGGGCCTTGACGGCGCAGGTTTGGCCCTATCACCCAGAAGAATATCTGGCGATTCGGTCTGACTGGGTGGAGAAAAATCCTAATGCCACCAAGGCCCTTTTAAAAGCGGTTATGGAAGCTCAACAGTGGTGTGACGATTTCGCCAATCGGGATGAATTGGTCAAAATTGTTTCTCAGCGGCAATACTTTAATGCGCCTGTGGATGTGTTGTTGGCTCCTTATAAAGGGCAGTACGATATGGGCGATGGCCAGCCGAAAATCAATGATCCCAAAATGGCGGTGATGTACTGGAAAGACCCCAATGGCAACAGCATTTCCTTCCCCTACAAGAGCCATGATCTTTGGTTCCTGACTGAAAGCATTCGCTGGGGTTTCCATAAAGAGACGATTAAAGACTTAACCACGGCCCAAGCCCTGATTGATAAGGTGAATCGTTCGGATCTATGGCGAGAAGCGGCAAAAGAGTTAGGGGTTCCGGCCACTGATATTCCGACTACGGATTCCCGTGGGGTGGAGAAGTTCTTTGATGGGGTAGAGTTTGATCCTGCGAATCCCCAAAAATATCTTGACAGCCTCAAGATTAAGGCAGCTTAA